Proteins from a single region of Sphingopyxis sp. BSN-002:
- a CDS encoding ribonuclease E/G, whose product MTTRMLIDARHREETRVAVTKGNRIEEFDFESAEHKQLKGNIYLAKVTRVEPSLQAAFVEYGGNRHGFLAFSEIHPDYYQIPKEDREALLREEAEHAAAAAQRAEDDLDELEGDVADVEYHDDDNGDAPPAPETVGEDDGEEHDDAEDNGDGEAEEGGEEGSEESREGRGDRRRGRGKGGRNGRKGGRGRRNDEEDGGENRMSLRRRYKIQDVIRRRQVMLVQVVKEERGNKGAALTTYLSLAGRYCVLMPNTMHGGGISRKISNGADRRKLKAMIDELALPPTMGCIVRTAGMSRTKVEIKRDFDYLARLWDEIRQKTLESSAPALVHSDSDLVKRAIRDIYHKDIEEVLVEGDEGYKAAKQFMKLLMPSHARRVKQYADPVSLYQRYGVEDQLAGMLNPVVQLKSGGYLVINPTEALVSIDINSGRSTREHNIEQTALNTNLEAAHEIARQLRLRDMAGLVVIDFIDMDHGSNVRKVERAMKDALKNDRARIQVGRISGFGLMEMSRQRLRTGVLEASTRPCPHCEGTGLVRTASSAGLSALRLIEEEAARGKGSRITLRASQEATFYLLNEKRRELREIEELYGVTVEILPDGETEGARMAVEVSGPPPIARRSFAPIVEIEEEEDDFVEEDEEEEGEEEEAEERPARRERQERQEGEDGEGRKRRRRRRRGRRGRRDEEGGDASEGDAPASDDSDEAADEAPVEEAVAAEAEEAEAKPKRRRGGRGRKKVDEAEAEAVTEEAAPAEATPEPAADEAPATEEKPKRKRAPRKTKAAAAAEAATEDAVEAPAVEAPVEAEPEAAKPAPKKRASRAKKAVAAEAAAEPATAGDAEPVAAEAGSEGDDGEPRRGWWQRTFGN is encoded by the coding sequence ATGACCACGCGCATGTTGATCGACGCGCGGCACCGGGAAGAGACCCGGGTCGCCGTCACCAAGGGAAACCGCATCGAGGAGTTTGATTTCGAGTCTGCCGAGCACAAGCAGCTCAAAGGCAATATCTATCTGGCCAAGGTTACCCGCGTCGAACCGTCCCTGCAGGCGGCGTTCGTCGAATATGGCGGCAATCGCCACGGCTTCCTGGCCTTCAGCGAAATCCATCCCGACTATTACCAGATCCCGAAAGAAGATCGCGAAGCCCTGCTCCGCGAGGAAGCCGAACATGCCGCCGCCGCGGCGCAGCGCGCCGAGGATGACCTCGACGAGCTCGAGGGCGATGTTGCCGACGTCGAATATCATGACGACGACAATGGCGACGCCCCGCCCGCGCCCGAAACCGTCGGTGAAGACGATGGCGAAGAGCATGACGACGCCGAAGACAATGGCGACGGCGAGGCCGAAGAAGGCGGCGAGGAGGGCTCTGAAGAATCGCGCGAAGGGCGCGGTGATCGCCGCCGCGGCCGCGGCAAGGGCGGGCGCAACGGTCGCAAGGGCGGCCGCGGGCGCCGGAACGACGAAGAGGACGGCGGCGAAAACCGCATGTCCCTGCGTCGCCGCTACAAGATCCAGGACGTCATCCGTCGCCGTCAGGTGATGCTGGTGCAGGTCGTCAAGGAAGAACGCGGCAACAAGGGCGCTGCGCTCACCACCTATCTGTCGCTCGCCGGCCGCTATTGCGTGCTGATGCCGAACACGATGCATGGCGGCGGGATCAGCCGCAAGATTTCGAACGGCGCCGATCGCCGCAAGCTGAAGGCGATGATCGACGAACTCGCACTGCCGCCGACGATGGGCTGCATCGTCCGCACCGCTGGGATGAGCCGCACCAAGGTCGAGATCAAGCGCGACTTCGATTACCTCGCCCGCCTGTGGGACGAGATTCGTCAAAAAACGCTCGAATCGAGCGCACCCGCGCTGGTCCATTCGGACAGCGACCTTGTGAAGCGCGCGATCCGCGACATCTATCACAAGGATATCGAGGAAGTCCTCGTCGAGGGCGACGAGGGGTACAAGGCCGCCAAGCAGTTCATGAAGCTGCTGATGCCCAGCCACGCGCGACGCGTGAAGCAATATGCCGACCCCGTCTCGCTCTATCAGCGCTATGGCGTCGAGGATCAGCTCGCGGGGATGCTGAATCCCGTCGTCCAGCTGAAATCGGGCGGTTATCTCGTAATCAACCCGACCGAGGCGCTGGTGTCGATCGACATCAACTCGGGCCGCTCGACGCGCGAGCATAATATCGAGCAGACCGCGCTCAACACCAACCTCGAGGCCGCGCACGAAATCGCGCGCCAGCTGCGTCTGCGCGACATGGCCGGCCTTGTCGTGATCGACTTCATCGACATGGATCATGGCTCGAACGTCCGCAAGGTCGAGCGCGCGATGAAGGATGCGCTCAAGAACGACCGTGCCCGCATCCAGGTCGGCCGTATCTCGGGCTTCGGCCTGATGGAGATGAGCCGCCAGCGCCTGCGGACCGGCGTGCTCGAAGCATCGACGCGCCCCTGCCCGCATTGCGAAGGCACCGGTCTCGTCCGCACCGCCAGCTCGGCGGGCCTCAGCGCGCTGCGCCTGATCGAAGAGGAAGCCGCGCGCGGCAAGGGCAGCCGGATCACGCTGCGCGCGAGCCAGGAAGCCACCTTCTACCTCCTTAACGAAAAGCGCCGCGAACTGCGCGAGATCGAGGAGTTGTACGGCGTTACGGTCGAGATCCTGCCCGACGGCGAGACCGAAGGCGCGCGCATGGCGGTTGAAGTCAGCGGTCCGCCGCCGATCGCGCGCCGCAGCTTTGCCCCGATCGTCGAGATCGAGGAAGAGGAAGACGACTTCGTCGAAGAGGACGAGGAAGAAGAAGGCGAAGAAGAGGAGGCCGAAGAGCGCCCCGCACGCCGTGAACGGCAGGAGCGTCAGGAAGGCGAGGACGGCGAAGGCCGCAAGCGCCGTCGCCGGCGTCGCCGTGGTCGTCGTGGTCGCCGCGATGAAGAAGGTGGCGATGCGTCCGAGGGCGATGCACCGGCTTCGGATGACAGTGACGAGGCTGCCGACGAAGCGCCGGTCGAAGAGGCCGTAGCTGCGGAAGCCGAAGAGGCAGAGGCCAAGCCCAAGCGCCGCCGTGGCGGTCGCGGTCGCAAGAAGGTCGACGAAGCCGAGGCGGAAGCCGTGACGGAAGAAGCTGCTCCAGCCGAAGCGACGCCCGAGCCCGCAGCCGACGAGGCGCCCGCCACCGAAGAAAAGCCGAAGCGCAAGCGCGCTCCGCGCAAGACCAAGGCCGCCGCGGCCGCCGAGGCCGCCACGGAGGACGCTGTCGAAGCGCCGGCGGTCGAGGCTCCGGTCGAAGCCGAACCCGAAGCCGCCAAGCCGGCGCCGAAGAAGCGCGCGAGCCGGGCGAAGAAGGCCGTCGCCGCCGAAGCGGCAGCCGAGCCTGCGACCGCGGGTGACGCGGAGCCGGTCGCGGCGGAAGCCGGGAGCGAGGGTGACGACGGCGAACCGCGCCGTGGCTGGTGGCAGCGCACCTTCGGCAACTGA
- a CDS encoding M48 family metalloprotease, which yields MITVTTRPVMAQSILRDAETEALFQDMMDPLLVAAGLQPGQVRVHLLGDRSINAFVAGSQDIYVFSGLIEAADSAEEVQGVLAHELGHVMGGHAIRASEGAKAATGISLLSLLLGAAAIAAGGGDAGMGILMAGQQAALGKYLAFSRVQESTADAAGAQYLSKAGISGRGSLAFFKKLQNLEFRYGVSQDDDQAYGRTHPMSGDRIQALREVYVVDPAWSKPADPAIEARFQRIKAKLSGYIADPARTLRKYPESDTSIPARYARAYAWHKSAYPEKALGEVEGLLKTNPHDPYFLELEGQVLLESGRPKEAIPPLREAVTNSRSQPLIAATLGHALIATEDQANFAEAEKVLKTAVALDNQNPFAWYQLGIVYANKGDQARASLASAERYQLEGGQSGLALRNAETAMQGLPEGSPDWIRAQDIALVARAEVERERKRR from the coding sequence ATGATCACGGTGACGACGCGCCCCGTCATGGCGCAGTCGATCCTGCGCGATGCGGAGACCGAGGCCTTGTTCCAGGACATGATGGATCCGCTGCTCGTCGCAGCGGGCCTTCAGCCCGGACAGGTGCGCGTCCACCTGCTTGGCGACCGCAGCATCAATGCCTTCGTTGCCGGCAGTCAGGACATCTATGTCTTCAGTGGCCTGATCGAGGCCGCCGACAGCGCCGAAGAGGTGCAGGGCGTGCTCGCGCACGAACTCGGTCACGTCATGGGCGGCCACGCGATCCGCGCCAGCGAGGGAGCCAAGGCCGCGACCGGAATCTCGCTGCTCAGCCTGTTGCTGGGCGCTGCGGCCATCGCGGCCGGCGGCGGCGACGCGGGAATGGGGATATTGATGGCGGGCCAGCAGGCCGCGCTGGGCAAATATCTGGCCTTCAGCCGCGTCCAGGAATCGACCGCCGACGCGGCCGGCGCACAATATCTTTCGAAAGCTGGCATCAGCGGCCGCGGCAGCCTTGCCTTCTTCAAGAAATTGCAGAATCTCGAGTTCCGCTACGGCGTCAGCCAGGACGACGATCAGGCCTATGGCCGCACGCACCCGATGTCGGGGGACCGGATCCAGGCATTACGCGAAGTCTATGTGGTCGATCCCGCATGGAGCAAGCCCGCCGACCCTGCGATCGAAGCCCGATTCCAGCGCATCAAGGCCAAGCTGTCGGGTTATATCGCCGATCCCGCGCGCACCCTGCGCAAATATCCCGAGAGCGATACGAGCATCCCTGCGCGCTACGCCCGCGCCTATGCCTGGCACAAGAGCGCCTATCCGGAAAAGGCGCTCGGCGAAGTCGAGGGCTTGCTCAAGACCAATCCCCACGACCCTTATTTCCTTGAGCTGGAGGGCCAGGTGCTGCTTGAATCGGGGCGGCCGAAGGAGGCGATCCCGCCGTTGCGCGAAGCGGTGACCAATTCGCGTTCGCAGCCCCTGATCGCCGCAACGCTGGGCCATGCGCTGATCGCTACCGAGGACCAAGCCAATTTCGCCGAGGCCGAAAAGGTCCTGAAGACTGCGGTGGCGCTGGACAACCAGAATCCCTTTGCCTGGTATCAGCTCGGCATCGTCTATGCGAACAAGGGCGATCAGGCGCGCGCGTCGCTCGCTTCGGCGGAACGCTATCAGCTCGAGGGTGGACAGTCCGGACTCGCGCTGCGTAATGCCGAAACGGCGATGCAGGGCCTGCCGGAAGGCTCGCCCGACTGGATTCGTGCACAGGATATTGCGCTGGTGGCTCGCGCCGAGGTGGAACGCGAGCGCAAACGGCGCTAG